The genomic window ACTGTGGTAGTGATTCCAGATCTGAGAAGGGTTCAAATGGCAGGGGCTGATAGAAGGCAAacgccttcttgggcttTATAGACATGATTGGGTGTTTCGAGCATTGTAGTAGGCCTATATCACCGAGGCAATTACAGATTCGTGATGTTACACCTTGAACGGCCGCTGCACGCCGGTCGttggttgttgttggtgttgcggcTCTAGACCCCGAATTGAAATGATAGCAGGGGGGAAATTGGGCATAACAATGGAAAACTTGCCGACTTACTCTCCAAATATTGCATGTAAAACCCGCCCATCTTGCCGTTCTACGCCAATGAGGTAATTCAATGTCGCCAACGATGAGGAAGCAGGGGAGGCTGAAGTTGGGAAAGAAATCAACTATCGCCCTCGAAGCCGTGCGGATTTTTTTCGTCAACCGACGCTCACTCCGGGTGGTGAGTAGGTGTCTTCGGCGGCGAAGGAGTATATGGTTGAATGCAAGATGAAGAGCGGCAAGGAGGCAATGGCGGCCAATGGAGAAATGGGAAGCGAGAGTTGAGGCGTAAAGAAGTGCGACCAAATGGGAGGAGATGTGGGAAGGACGAGTAAAAGTATAAGCGCAGAGAAATACTGCAGATTGGGGTTGTGTCTTGGCTGGCCGCTCTTCTCCCTCCGAGATAAATGCACAGTTCGGACCGGGGTGTGTCGAGTATATGGATAGCGGAGAGGGGAGTCGGCCTCGGGCGAGGGTTTGCACCATGCAGTTCAGGGCCACAACGCGGGCAAAACGAGCCACCGACAGCAAGACATGTGTGTTTTATTACCAGCAGAGCTTACTAGCGCGTAACTGGGGgtgtataaaaaaaaaacacggaAACGCGCAAACGGAGGCGGATGCGAGCAAACGATGCGGCTCTCGCAAGAGTGTGACCCATATTGATGTGTTGGCGACATGGTTGCCAGTTGATGAAAAACCGCCGGACACTAGGCCGCTCCACTACGGCGGCGCTTGAGGTGGGCGTGCGGTGCTGCGtctagtactctgtaccgagtactccgtactcagGCCCATCTCTCTCTGTGCAGGAATAACAAGGTCCAAGGCAAAGTACTATACAAGTATCAGATCCAGCAAGGGTCCCGGGTCGACAAGAAAATCGTCTCCGGGCCGGGGCCAGCATTAGCATTGGTCGTCGTTTTGTACCGGGCAGTCCCCTCTATCAGGTCCTATATCGACAATCGTTGCTGTTCGTAGAAGGCGAATCTACCCTCCGGGATAGGGTGTTTCGATGCCTTttcccccttcttcttttacaAATTCCTTGTCAGAAGACCAGAGTTTCCGCCAAATCAGGCCAAGAGCACCTCGGGAGGGCAAATCTTCATACGCCACTACCATTGTTTTCACAGGAGCCGTAAACACAACGAAACAAGAGGTCCAACACCCCTCACAATGTTACTTGTTGTACGTATAGAGCCCGGTATTCCGTAGTGGGGTGGCAAAAGGTAAAAAGGAACCAGAGCCGAGACTCCATGTGTGTGTCGTGGCAGTATTCGCTTTTAGAGGGCTAGTTTTGGTCCTTCGAGCATGGACCCCAACTCGAGACCATGACGATTCCTGGTTGGCTACCACAGGACATGTCTCCAAGATCTCTGAATTGGCGCCACTCATAATGCATCAACAGGCCAAGGCAGTTAGTTTTACCGCTTGCAAGAGTCAACACAAGACAAACTACTGTAAGAATACTTCAGTTGTAAGCACTTGGCTGGCTCCGGCTTTCGCGGGGGCTCAAGAGCAAGGGAACGCTGTGCCCTTCCTTGCAACAAATTCACTTGGAGGGGCGAGGGTTCACCCGGCAGCCGCTGTGGGCGTGGGGATGgcaagtactactaccagaGCCGGAGGATTTGAGCTGCGTTGTATGTAGTGTGTTTACAGGATTGCGCCCGCGATGCAGAAGAAATAGGACCCCCTGTCCTGAGCCCTTCCAAGTGGCTGGTAACATGGGCGATTCGCTCAAATGACTAACATCCACGCACAGAGTCAGAGCCAGTGTGGACTGCCACTTGGATGGCCAGCGCGTGTTGGGGGATGTCTTCTAAAAGCCATTGTCCAGTCAGAGGCCGGGATAGGTTGGCGTACCAAccagcgacgaggagaagaaaaccGTCGGTGAGGAGGAGAGCTATCAGCGAGCATCGAACGAGCATGCATGAACCACAACGACCCTGTCGGCAGACTGCAAGTAGATAGGTGGTTGGGGTGGTGGACCAAAAGTTGAGTgaagtacgtactccgtactccgtactatgtTGTCTGGATGTACCACTGGCGAGCCCGGCGGCACGCCCAAAGCCATTCTTCATAGTGCTTTATCCCTGTCAGAGGGGCTGGAAGAAGAGTCGGCAGCGAGCAAATTTGCTGTTGAATGGCCACCGGAAGCTGGGGATCCAGGCTGGGCTTCCTGGCAAAGAATGATAGCATTGTGAGGTTTCCTGTCCATGGACGGTGAATCAACCCTGGCTGATTGGACAGACTCCAAAGCGAAGAGGGGTCGCCATGCTACTAGGCGCGAAAAAAGGCCTGGCCAGAAGGCCTTAACCCTCATGCAATGATGAGTTGGCAGTGCCGCTGGATTGATGGTGTAATAATAAATGGCGAAAAACCGCAGTCCACTCAAACCATCGCTGTAAGCCTCCACGGTTGCGAGCACCTAGTAGTActtcgtacggagtacctggccGCCTTTTCTGGCCCCGAACCCTTGCGGTCGCGTCTTCACAGCGCGGGGTATTCTCGACAAGGACGTCTGCGGCGTTGGAATGTTGCCAACTTGGGTTGTTTGTTATTCTGGTGTTGAAAAACTGGAAAGGCCGCTGTGTGACCAACGAGAGGCCCTCCGACCTCAACTCGATACCAGTCTTCAGAATAGTACGGATGTCGGATTCATGCACCCTGAGAATCATAATTTGGACTTGTTGCCCTGTCCTCCTGCCAGGCCGATTGGCCAATGTCAAGAGTGGGATCCTGGTTAGAAGGTTTGATGGCCGTGTCAAGTTACATTCTTGTTGACTGTTTGATGCGAGAAGCCAGCAAAGCGCGCGCTAACAGAAGGTCTAATGTCCGATGGTGGATGAAACGGTTGCAAAAACAGATACACATCAGACGGCTGTCATTCGACAATTAAAGGGCTTGTTTTCTGAAGCCTTGATTGTAGTACTAGTGATATTCCACGGGTCAATTCCACTTTTGCATGGCTGGCAAGACCCGCTCATAATCACAGCTCCAACcgcaactacggagtagtactcaCAGTATTAGTCCGTTCACGGCGGCGTAACGCCAGCCAAAGAACCACAGCACATGCCGAGGACGTGGCTGCACCGTATGTGAACTGAGCTGCTTCTGATCACCCCTCCGAATCACTGGAGCGAAGGCTCAGTAACCCGCCCGATGGAGACGGCGACACCGTCTTCGTGAAACATTGCCTGGCGACGGATACACCATATAAACTGAAGATGGCTCCTTGAGCCCCCTTGCCATTTGGGATTGTTTGAGCGTAGCGCAAGCAAAGACCACAGATCAACAGCAACATAACACCCGTACCACGTTGCTGGTTCTCGGGTTGCGGAACGAGCTTTGATTGTGCCGTAGCCTTGGGACAGTATTGTTGCACTGAGCGGAGCTAAAGTCGGCTTGGCGAATCGGGCTCTTCTGACTGTTGCAGCATCGAAGCCCACACCTGCTCAACTGGGCGTAGGCAGTGATTCTGACGGAAAGGCATTGCTTCCAACTGCATCAGCTCTGGCTCATGTCGTCGTCATGACCAAAGGCAACTTGGCGAACGCCCTGGGCCAGAGAAACAGCGACGCAGAGACGCAGAGCTACGACACTGACGCCTTGGACCCATGTGCTGGCATTTGTTGAGAGGGGGGAgccgacatggccggccCTTTCTTTGTTGGTCTTGCCCGGGGGGCCACGATGACAATGTCTGCAACTGGATTTGGCTTCCACTCAATTACCGAATCTTGGTCGCGGCGGCGAAATCGATACTACTACTTCTACCCCGTCGTTTGGGGTTCACGGTGCCCCTGTCTGTTCTTCTCTCGTCCTCTGTAGCCAGTCCGTCCATGTATGATGAATATGAACTGCTCGTCATGGTCTTGGGCGAAAGACACCCCCACTTGACATCGAGTGCGAGTACGTCTTAGACAcgtcaacatggacatgccgAGCACACGACTGCCAGTGGCGGCGACTGCAGCTAAATGAGCCACAGCGTGCAGGTTGCAGAAAATAGTTGAAGAGGTGCAAACTTAAGAAATCGAACCATGCAAGTCACAGTGTTTGAGTTGGAATTGGAAGTACCGTTGACCAGCCAGCGTACCAAACGGGAAAGGACCTGTCGCCGCCTTCAGGAAGGAGCGGCCGCATAATTGCGACGTACCAATCTGGACGTCACCAAAGCCTGCAGTTGAAGGTTCACAACAAACCACTCGTAAATGTACATGTAATCGATGTAATGTTTCTGGGCCCACCATGTCAgccttctcttttttccaTTTTGCCTCCCACGTCTCTATCTCTTGGTCCGCGGCTATCATTTGTACCATCGCCCTCGGCATAAATGCTTTGTGTATTCCCCTTTACAGCAAGGCGGCCAAATATCGGCCATGTTTCAATGGTCAACGAACAATACAGCACCAGTCACATATCATCACTATGCAGGAGATCAAATCCAAATGTGCTCAAGCCTGAAAACGGTATATCTGAAGCAGCCGACGAGCACGAAAAGTCGCAGGCAGGGGGGTGGAGGTACGAGTAggagtaaaaaaaaattcatcAGGTTGCTCGTGTCTTCTCAGAAGCACAGACTCAGAGATGAATTTCTCTAATCAACATATGGAGTATCTCTCCCGTTTTTACCGTTCACCGCATCAAGAGATATATCGTTTACCAGTGGAACGACAGCTAATATAAGATTACGCTACAGCTGCAGTGCAGAGGCAGTTGTGGGTGTGTATAAATTAGCACCAATGCTTCTCTTCACGCACAAACTTGCTGCGTGAGAATGCGGTACTACCTCTTTGCGCTTTTCGATGTGCAAGCCGGTTCGCCACCAATGTAAATATATACACATGTACAGACCACTGGTTCTCCATCGGCGATACCTTGTGCTTGGCCGGCTGCTCATGAACCCGGTGCCCCAAGAGCCGCCGAAAACGCCAGCGATTCTTTCAGGTGGATTCTCCGTCAACAACTCGAATACCGGGTCAGACTCGGCTTATTATTCCAAGCTGTCTGTAAGAACACAAACATCCCGGGCTATGGCTGCGGCCAGATATGCAACCAGATGGGTAAGGTCAGCCCCATTTTATAATACCACTCAACGGACTACTGGCAGGTTCCCACGAACGGTCTCTACAGAAGGGAcgcatatgtatgtatgctgCCTTGAGAGATGGTGCtctgccaaggccaaggccggccaAGGAGTAGAGGTACGCATCTAGCCTTGTTTGTGGGATACACACAGATATTTTGCTTCCCTCTCTTGAATCAAGATGAGGTAGACTCCCTGCCGGTTTTGATGTGGGACCTAACATGGCCGCAGGCTTCATCTCAAACATGCAGCCATGTCCCCATTGCCTATTCTGCGCGATATACCTGCCCATCTCAGGCTTTAGGATGTGGGTACTAGGAAGAAGCCGTGTCTAGTCATCTGGCGATCGCCCAATGTGATAGCACACCTTGATATTGTTTCACCCTCTCTGAAAGGAAGTACATCGATCCTGGGTTGAGAGTTCATGTTCTTTGTTAGTCCATTGTCAGACGAGAAGTTGTGACAAGTTGTGCGGCAATAGGTTTCGAGATGGCTCTAAACTTTTTAGCCCAGCACAACCCAGGGTCCATGATGCCCGTCTATTCTCACCAGTAACCAGTCACCCACTTCGAAGCTAAATTTGCAGCCAACGCCACCGGTCCTCGGTATCCTTTCAAGGATGGACTCTCTGTTCTCTCAAATATGCCATCCCCCAAAACAACTTCCTAGATAACACGAGGAAATATACTTTTCTCCTCACTCAACAGATCAGCCCCCTGTCTGGGCAGCTCTTGGCGCGTCGTTGACTTCGGCTCTCCTATTTTCTCAACCTTGGCCTAGAAACCTGGTCTGGACGTAAAATACTGCTGGCAAGCGTCCACTTTATGTTGTGGGATCACATACACAGGGTGTGTTGTCTCAACTCGATCAGACTCTTCAAAGATCTGTTCTCCGGATGTGAATGGAGCAACTGACCATCGATCTCCATCCAACATTGCAGCATCAACACGGGCAGATATCAAGGTCCACTTATGCTGTGCGGAGCTTAGCCCTGACAAGACGTAGCATGTATGGTATGCATCGGAATATCTGCGTGCGTAGTCCCGAATTAGCTAGAATTCCTCATGGTTTGCGGGCGCAATGggtttttttccctcttccaTTTCCTAAAGGCAGGTCATACTTACTTGCTAGGTTTATCTCGCAGGCCGCCTCGCCTGGAGAGATCTTGACAGCAGCAAAAAATGTAACGAATCAGCCCGTTACGGCTGAAGAGGCTGTTGTCTGGCTGCGTGAGCGGGTGGTCTGCATGTTGGTCCTCTTGCCCCTCCGGTCCTCGCAGGCTGGCCTCGATAAGGGGCCAGCATCCTCCGACCCAGTGACTGTAGCAACCGTCGACCAACTTGTTTGTGCGGCCAGAAAAGCCACCCTCAGGTGCATACTGCCGTGATGACAGCCAAGACAGAAGCCGCGGAACGTCGAGATATCTAGGGTGGGGTAAAGTTTAGTATGCAAAAAGTCATCAAAGCATTGGACATGAAAGTCACACCCCACACAACTAGTACATTCGAAAAGAAGACGCGGATTCGCACGGCCGCCTGGGCAAAGCTTACTTTGGAATTGTTCGATGTGGAGAATCGAGAATAGACAGGCACCCCAGAGCACAAAAGGCATATGCACCATGGGCCTCGAATCCTGGAGATGCCGACACGCCTCCCTCATACGTTTGGCCTAGGGAGCAGGACAAGTACCGTCAGATGCCGAGGAACAAAGGTACATGGACGGAATAACAATAACACAGGGAGGGAGACGAGGGAGGGCGtgcaaaaaagaagacagaAAGCGGACATACATCTTCCTACCCATTCTGGAAGACCTCCAAAGAGATCAGTGTGCCCGGCACTGCATGCAGGAGAGTCGGACGACAGGTCAAGGGGAATATTTAGCAGCGATATGAGTACGCTTGCGCAGTAGGCTCCTCTGTTCCaagagggaagaagaaagaatgACGCTGTTAGGACGTGGTGCCACGACATCTGGATCgggacaaggaggagggcAGAGGAACGGATGACACAAAGACTCACCTCACGTCTTCCTCACCACCCACGGCCATTTGGAACCCCCCATCGGGTTGCTTAAGCGAGCAGAGCCATTTCCACATGCTCCTCCTGTCAACCAGCTCATAGGCCTCGTCCCCGCCGACCAGAGCCAGCGACAGGACGGCTGCATACGTGGTGGCAAGATGGGAAGTCTGGCCAAAGCCTCCTGCGAAGCCCCCCGTCTCATTCTGCATGGGTCGCACAGTTTCGATGAGCCTCGAGCGATATCCAGCGACATCTTCACCGAGAAGAGACAGTCCGGCGAGGCACCAGTAGAATATCCACGGCCGGCTTGGGTCCGCACCCTTGAACATGGAGGGCAGCAAGCCCAGCTGCTTCTGCAGGAATTTCACATGGCGATCCCGCAGGAGCGGAGGTATGCCGTGGGCATTGCAGTTGTCGTGGCCGTAGCCCGTCAGAAACGGCATGCACTCCTCCACGGTCTCGTCCTGGATCTGCGAGCTGTCCGTGGCCAAGGCATCTCGGATGGGGGGTTCTGAGGTGAACAAGCCGGGGATCGAGGGAGCCAATCCAACATGTCCCTCGTCACGCGCCAATGAGGACTCTCTGCTCTCGGAGTCGGCGGCGACAGGAGATCGTGGTTGCGgagctgccatggccgccattTTCTTGTCGTGGTGCTTGAAGACGACCCTATGTCGAGTGCGACTgtgtcgaggtcgagcttTCATAGCCGGCACCGCCgtctttcttcttggcccgTCTTCCCAGAAAGAAAGGTCGTAAACCCGAGGAGACCTCGGCAACTAAATAATGTTTCGTGGCATAGCCTACGCAGTCGCCTTTTGTTCAGTGTTCAGCccgttttcttctttggtgaATGGCGTAGATGGCGGCTGTTGTGTCAATATCGTCACGTTCAACTGGCTTGGCAGAACAATATGGAAGCAGCGCCGTTGCCAAGGTCATTGTTCCTTCGGGAATTGATCGGGTACCAATTTGGGAGGGGCAGCTTGTACTACCGCAACCTTGGACCTTGGCCGCTTTGGTGGGTAGCACAAGAGGTTTTATGGTACAtgtaagtacggagtacgtacgAATAAGGGCAACAACTAGGTTCCAACGTGGAATAGGTTTGGATCTGGATTTGATATTGTTTTCGTCGCTCGCCCACGGTTTCGGGTTAGACGCCGACATCTCGGCCAATGGGGTGCCGTACGACTATACATCTCATATGTTGTTGTTGCACGACCCATTCATTGTCCATCGCCGCAAGTACCAGTAGGCGTTTCGACTGGAAATATTCCCATATTTGGCCATATTTGGTTCAGCTGTTGTCCTGCgtaaaaaaaaggacagcaaaagaaaaaaaaaactgtcAGAACTTATACTCGGAATAAGTTTGTACATTCGTCTATTGCCCTCACAAGCCCAGTCCATCATCATTGTCATAAACCACAATTATATGCCAAGAATGTACTCTGCGATTTGTGAACATTGTGATTCGGTCTGAAAATATGCCTAGGGTAGCCAACTTTCACCTGTACCAGACTCGTGGGGGGAGACGTTGCCATTTAAACTTTCCGGGAAATCAGATACATCATACGGCCTGGTCCAGTGTCCATCGTGAATGTGGATTTATCTCGACATGGCCGTTTTTTGCAGAGTCCCAAAATAACAGAAATCCATCGCCCCTGTCCCATCCCGATGGAAATAGAGCTTCTGAAAAACTCCATCggagctactccgtacagggtAGCTGCCTTTGCAGCGCCGCAGATGGTCGAAATACCCCTCTATACGCGCTGATAAACGAAACGCGCTGATAGACGCGTCTTCCCGAATGGTCACATTGACGGACTTCGGATAGGCCCGGGTCAGTTGTGACAGGCAGGACATCCACAATTTGCTACTCGGTACGTCGAGTGCTGTGACGACGTGGGTTTTACAAAGTAAGCATTGAATCAAGACAACCGTCGGGGCTCCGCGCAGCATTTGCGTCAAATGGCACCGTTTTTGCACTCAAAGCAACCCTGTGTGTGAGACTCCGGGCTTCCTGTCTCAGATAAGTGAGCACGTGGACAACATCGTCTGAGCAGGGTAGAGTTTAGCACCGCCTGTGGTTTGCCCATGTCTCAGACGGGATTTCCCTATTTTGCCCTTCGCCATTTGTGACATGCCCGGCTTGTCTTCTCTGCACGGAGTACCGGTCTGCCTGCCGACGCTGAGGCGCGACAAGTTTGTTCGATGTCGGTTCGGGGCCGGTGGCTGAATAGCTCCGGGATGGCCCATGGCTGGGGGACAAGGGACAAGGCAAACATCCTTGACGACAGATTTTTTTGGTCCTTGGCCCTAGCTTTGCACGCTAATAGTATGACCAGGCTGTTTGATCGCCAATTATTCCAGGGTCGATTTTAGCAGCATCTGAGAGAAGCTTGTCCTGTCTCCATCCCGGACGGACTGCAGGGCGGCCCAGGCGATGGCGATGcgggaaaaaaaggaaaaggtcATCTGAAGGAGCTTGCTTGAACATATGTACTACATACTCGAACGGAGCCGAGCGCAGTGGGCTGTTTCACTGCAAAATTCAAACGGTTCTCAGGACGAAACACGCCAGGCGCATAGCTGCCCAATGGCATTGAACGAGGAGGCAGCTATGTTGAGGGTTGAACGAGACAATTTTACTTGCCCCGGACACAGCCGACAGTACGGGCTTGCTTGCGAACGTGATGAATACAGATCGAGTACCAATCATTCATTGACTTGAGATACTATGTACAAGGGTCAGCTTGGGTGATGCGGAtgtcgtgagtcgtgacgACCACGTTTGCAGTCCAAGCACATGGCGTTCTCTATTGTAAATTGCAATACAAAATGGCGGTTCAGCTGACCCCTTTCATTCACTGATGACGATATGGCCATGGGCTGTACTCCTTTACAATGAGCCCGGACAATGTCAGCCACAAGGGTCCAGGTgttaaaaaaagagaggcaAAATTAGCGTAGGTCCTTCACCGCAACACGAGATGCCGTTCGGCGACAACCTGCCGGATGGGGCGAAGGATACCTCTCAGCGCACAAGTGCTGCGTAGTAGGCCTGGCATTGTAGCATCGACGGCGTAAGAAGACTGCAAGTAGGGTCTTCGTTTATAAGTTGCTGTGAGCCTTGAATACTCATGCCATGCATTTGCTTCATTGCATTGTTGAAGACGTCATTGAAGGTGGATTGACTGGCTTCGGCCTCGGATCCAAATAATGCGATTGGTGGGCGGTAACTGTATATCTCGTCTCAGCAAGTCTCATTTCCCGTCTCGCTTGGTCTTGCTCCAGAATTCCTCTTgagatgtacggagtatacgcGGGCAGGCCGATACGGCGGCCAGCTCAGCAGTTATGTTATGTTATTATAAGCATTATTATGGAGAGCTGGCGAGTCGGGCGCAGACAATGGTGAACTTCAGCCACCAATTTGCTCCGTAATGCTCTCGTGGCGCCACATGCGCAACAGGGAGTTCAGCCATCCTGTCGTGACATTCATGAGAGTTCCTTTTTCCTTGTTCGTTTTCCCTACAGCAAGACATAGCTTCACGCCCAGCCTCCCTACCCAGCCGCCTTGAGAGGAAGCAGGACAGCGATCGCGGGGAAACGAGGTCCTTGACCATTGACAATTGATTAATGATGGGTGATTGACTCAGACAACCTGCGTCTTATATTAGTACGGCCCACACTTTGCACATGTGGCCGATGAGAGCGTTGTACATACATTCCGATCTATTACCCGCAAGAGCAGACGAGGGCAAACCCCTGACGAACATGGTGTTTTGCTGGTTGGAATGGAGACTCGACTGATGTGCCGGGTACATCATTGTGTGTGCCACGGGCATCTTCTGACGTGAACCGGGGGCCAAGGACCGCCTTATCTGACGTATGTTACCCGAACGGTTTGCTTAGCTGGGGCAGCATGAATCAATGCTGTTCGAGCGTACAATAGCGCGGGCATTGCTTTGCATATTCGTTGTGCACATGTGGAGGGATGTAACAGGGCTTTCCCTGCAAGTGGttgaagtacggagtacggagtactagcaGTATCGCATCTATTCTTTATAGCTCATAGGACGCAACTTGAAGGTGTGACAAAAGGATGATCTGTACGGCCGTTATTCTGGTTGTCGGCGGCAAGGCCGTGCAGCGACGTTGCATCATCTGCATATAATTGCTCCTAATGCATAGAATATACACATACAGCAGCCGCGGAACCAAGGGGACGCATGGCGAAATGGACATGTCTTTGAACGAGGGGTTGGATCAGCTCCCTGACTTCCGAAGCTGGTGTTGGGGAGTGGATAGAATGCTCTCCATACCATGAGCTATTACTACTTTATCAGGTGACGGCTCAGTGCTGTGTGAAACTCATTGCAAACCCCCGGACGAGTAAAAAAAGCAATATCTGAAGCAAGGAAGCTAGTAGCGCCGTGAGTTGTCAAGACAAGACTGGCAAACGAGAAGAGCTCGTCCAGAACATTGTATAACAGAGAGCTCAGCCTTGAGCTGGGATCAACCTGGCATCCACATCGTGCTCGTCAGCTGCTACTGCATGTTGCATTGACCGTGATGAACTGTGTGGGATGGAGCGAGcgtggctgctggctgcgTGGGCATCAGGCATTCGGCCGTGGCTTGTTGTTCAACGTGGTATGctctgtgtgtgtgtgggCTAATGTGCTCGAGTGGGTTGTGGATGTGTTGGGCTCGGGTTCGACGACGTTGGAGGAGAGAGACCAGTGGCCAGGCTGGGAAGATGGGACAGGATACAGGATGCGGTGGCACCCACTGCCAGCGAACCGCCCGTGCCGGCATTGATAGtgtacagtacggagtatgaaCTAAGCGAGGGGCACTGTAAAGGCGTCGCAGTGTCTCGTAATGCTCC from Metarhizium brunneum chromosome 2, complete sequence includes these protein-coding regions:
- the cpp1 gene encoding Protein farnesyltransferase subunit beta; this translates as MAAPQPRSPVAADSESRESSLARDEGHVGLAPSIPGLFTSEPPIRDALATDSSQIQDETVEECMPFLTGYGHDNCNAHGIPPLLRDRHVKFLQKQLGLLPSMFKGADPSRPWIFYWCLAGLSLLGEDVAGYRSRLIETVRPMQNETGGFAGGFGQTSHLATTYAAVLSLALVGGDEAYELVDRRSMWKWLCSLKQPDGGFQMAVGGEEDVR